The Phyllopteryx taeniolatus isolate TA_2022b chromosome 9, UOR_Ptae_1.2, whole genome shotgun sequence genome contains a region encoding:
- the ip6k1 gene encoding inositol hexakisphosphate kinase 1 isoform X1 produces the protein MCLPHTNNMDSKLQGAGPGGGASLRSRGGGVPLEPFMHQVGGHTSMMRYDDHTVCKPLISREQRFYESLPPEMKEFTPEYKGVVSVCFEGDSDGYINLVAYPYGESHNAEAGAGEHEEREPAEREQPRRKHSRRSLHRSSSSSEHKDERGERRDAHDAEPAENNPAELKSPKSEQKIHPDLPFQMLDWNSGLSSEKIGHNPWSLRCHKQQLSRMRSESKDRKLFKFLLLENVVHHFSYPCILDLKMGTRQHGDDASEEKAARQMKKCEQSTSATLGVRLCGMQVYQLNTGHYLCRNKYYGRGLSAEGFGQALQQYMHNGRGLRRDLFEPILHKLRSLKAVLERQASYRFYSSSLLIIYEGKKPESPAGLNSGQLVSRQRTPGPPEESHCGNPGPLALPPPAPTAGDTPRADDPPSHPDSSSCPAPALSPRPPPPSAPSPQQKRQPPLVDVRMIDFAHSTFKGFRGDTAIHEGPDRGYVLGLESLIRILEGLRAESLQ, from the exons ATGTGCCTCCCGCACACCAACAACATGGACAGCAAGCTACAGGGGGCGGGGCCAGGGGGTGGCGCATCACTTCGATCCCGAGGGGGAGGCGTTCCACTCGAGCCCTTCATGCACCAG gtgGGGGGTCACACCAGCATGATGCGCTACGACGACCACACGGTTTGCAAGCCTCTGATCAGCAGGGAGCAGCGCTTTTATGAATCTCTGCCTCCGGAGATGAAGGAGTTCACCCCCGAGTACAAAG GCGTGGTGTCGGTGTGCTTCGAGGGCGACTCTGACGGCTACATCAACCTGGTGGCCTACCCGTACGGCGAGAGCCACAACGCCGAGGCGGGAGCCGGCGAGCACGAGGAGCGCGAGCCGGCCGAGCGGGAGCAGCCGCGGCGGAAGCACTCCCGCCGCAGCCTCCACcgctcctcctcgtcctcggaGCACAAGGACGAACGCGGCGAGCGGCGGGACGCGCACGACGCAGAACCCGCTGAGAA TAACCCGGCCGAGCTGAAGAGTCCGAAGTCGGAGCAGAAGATCCACCCGGACCTGCCCTTCCAGATGCTGGACTGGAACAGCGGGCTGAGCTCGGAGAAGATCGGCCACAACCCCTGGAGCCTCCGCTGCCACAAGCAGCAGCTCAGCCGCATGCGCTCCGAGTCCAAAGACCGCAAGCTCTTCA AGTTCCTGTTGCTGGAGAACGTGGTCCACCACTTCTCCTACCCGTGCATCCTCGACCTGAAGATGGGCACCCGGCAGCACGGCGACGACGCCTCCGAGGAGAAGGCGGCCAGGCAGATGAAGAAGTGCGAGCAGAGCACCTCGGCGACGCTGGGGGTGCGCCTGTGCGGCATGCAG GTGTACCAGCTGAACACGGGCCACTACCTCTGCCGGAACAAGTACTACGGGCGCGGCCTGTCCGCCGAGGGATTCGGCCAGGCCCTGCAGCAGTACATGCACAACGGGCGGGGCCTGAGGCGGGACCTCTTCGAGCCCATCCTCCACAAGCTGCGCAGCCTCAAGGCGGTGCTGGAGCGCCAGGCGTCCTACCGCTTCTACTCGTCCTCGCTGCTCATCATCTACGAGGGAAAG AAACCCGAGTCTCCTGCTGGTTTGAACTCTGGGCAGCTTGTCAGCAGGCAGAGGACTCCCGGGCCCCCCGAGGAGTCCCACTGCGGTAATCCCGGACCCCTCGCGCTCCCACCGCCTGCACCTACGGCAGGCGACACCCCCCGCGCCGACGACCCTCCGTCCCATCCGGACTCCTCTTCCTGCCCTGCGCCCGCCTTGTCCCCCCGGCCTCCGCCCCCCTCGGCCCCCTCGCCCCAGCAGAAGCGGCAGCCCCCCCTGGTGGACGTTCGCATGATCGACTTCGCCCACTCCACCTTCAAGGGTTTCCGTGGCGACACGGCGATCCACGAAGGGCCCGACCGAGGCTACGTGCTGGGCCTGGAGAGCCTGATCAGGATCCTAGAAGGTCTGCGGGCCGAAAGCCTGCAGTGA
- the ip6k1 gene encoding inositol hexakisphosphate kinase 1 isoform X2, whose amino-acid sequence MMRYDDHTVCKPLISREQRFYESLPPEMKEFTPEYKGVVSVCFEGDSDGYINLVAYPYGESHNAEAGAGEHEEREPAEREQPRRKHSRRSLHRSSSSSEHKDERGERRDAHDAEPAENNPAELKSPKSEQKIHPDLPFQMLDWNSGLSSEKIGHNPWSLRCHKQQLSRMRSESKDRKLFKFLLLENVVHHFSYPCILDLKMGTRQHGDDASEEKAARQMKKCEQSTSATLGVRLCGMQVYQLNTGHYLCRNKYYGRGLSAEGFGQALQQYMHNGRGLRRDLFEPILHKLRSLKAVLERQASYRFYSSSLLIIYEGKKPESPAGLNSGQLVSRQRTPGPPEESHCGNPGPLALPPPAPTAGDTPRADDPPSHPDSSSCPAPALSPRPPPPSAPSPQQKRQPPLVDVRMIDFAHSTFKGFRGDTAIHEGPDRGYVLGLESLIRILEGLRAESLQ is encoded by the exons ATGATGCGCTACGACGACCACACGGTTTGCAAGCCTCTGATCAGCAGGGAGCAGCGCTTTTATGAATCTCTGCCTCCGGAGATGAAGGAGTTCACCCCCGAGTACAAAG GCGTGGTGTCGGTGTGCTTCGAGGGCGACTCTGACGGCTACATCAACCTGGTGGCCTACCCGTACGGCGAGAGCCACAACGCCGAGGCGGGAGCCGGCGAGCACGAGGAGCGCGAGCCGGCCGAGCGGGAGCAGCCGCGGCGGAAGCACTCCCGCCGCAGCCTCCACcgctcctcctcgtcctcggaGCACAAGGACGAACGCGGCGAGCGGCGGGACGCGCACGACGCAGAACCCGCTGAGAA TAACCCGGCCGAGCTGAAGAGTCCGAAGTCGGAGCAGAAGATCCACCCGGACCTGCCCTTCCAGATGCTGGACTGGAACAGCGGGCTGAGCTCGGAGAAGATCGGCCACAACCCCTGGAGCCTCCGCTGCCACAAGCAGCAGCTCAGCCGCATGCGCTCCGAGTCCAAAGACCGCAAGCTCTTCA AGTTCCTGTTGCTGGAGAACGTGGTCCACCACTTCTCCTACCCGTGCATCCTCGACCTGAAGATGGGCACCCGGCAGCACGGCGACGACGCCTCCGAGGAGAAGGCGGCCAGGCAGATGAAGAAGTGCGAGCAGAGCACCTCGGCGACGCTGGGGGTGCGCCTGTGCGGCATGCAG GTGTACCAGCTGAACACGGGCCACTACCTCTGCCGGAACAAGTACTACGGGCGCGGCCTGTCCGCCGAGGGATTCGGCCAGGCCCTGCAGCAGTACATGCACAACGGGCGGGGCCTGAGGCGGGACCTCTTCGAGCCCATCCTCCACAAGCTGCGCAGCCTCAAGGCGGTGCTGGAGCGCCAGGCGTCCTACCGCTTCTACTCGTCCTCGCTGCTCATCATCTACGAGGGAAAG AAACCCGAGTCTCCTGCTGGTTTGAACTCTGGGCAGCTTGTCAGCAGGCAGAGGACTCCCGGGCCCCCCGAGGAGTCCCACTGCGGTAATCCCGGACCCCTCGCGCTCCCACCGCCTGCACCTACGGCAGGCGACACCCCCCGCGCCGACGACCCTCCGTCCCATCCGGACTCCTCTTCCTGCCCTGCGCCCGCCTTGTCCCCCCGGCCTCCGCCCCCCTCGGCCCCCTCGCCCCAGCAGAAGCGGCAGCCCCCCCTGGTGGACGTTCGCATGATCGACTTCGCCCACTCCACCTTCAAGGGTTTCCGTGGCGACACGGCGATCCACGAAGGGCCCGACCGAGGCTACGTGCTGGGCCTGGAGAGCCTGATCAGGATCCTAGAAGGTCTGCGGGCCGAAAGCCTGCAGTGA
- the ip6k1 gene encoding inositol hexakisphosphate kinase 1 isoform X3, producing the protein MLDWNSGLSSEKIGHNPWSLRCHKQQLSRMRSESKDRKLFKFLLLENVVHHFSYPCILDLKMGTRQHGDDASEEKAARQMKKCEQSTSATLGVRLCGMQVYQLNTGHYLCRNKYYGRGLSAEGFGQALQQYMHNGRGLRRDLFEPILHKLRSLKAVLERQASYRFYSSSLLIIYEGKKPESPAGLNSGQLVSRQRTPGPPEESHCGNPGPLALPPPAPTAGDTPRADDPPSHPDSSSCPAPALSPRPPPPSAPSPQQKRQPPLVDVRMIDFAHSTFKGFRGDTAIHEGPDRGYVLGLESLIRILEGLRAESLQ; encoded by the exons ATGCTGGACTGGAACAGCGGGCTGAGCTCGGAGAAGATCGGCCACAACCCCTGGAGCCTCCGCTGCCACAAGCAGCAGCTCAGCCGCATGCGCTCCGAGTCCAAAGACCGCAAGCTCTTCA AGTTCCTGTTGCTGGAGAACGTGGTCCACCACTTCTCCTACCCGTGCATCCTCGACCTGAAGATGGGCACCCGGCAGCACGGCGACGACGCCTCCGAGGAGAAGGCGGCCAGGCAGATGAAGAAGTGCGAGCAGAGCACCTCGGCGACGCTGGGGGTGCGCCTGTGCGGCATGCAG GTGTACCAGCTGAACACGGGCCACTACCTCTGCCGGAACAAGTACTACGGGCGCGGCCTGTCCGCCGAGGGATTCGGCCAGGCCCTGCAGCAGTACATGCACAACGGGCGGGGCCTGAGGCGGGACCTCTTCGAGCCCATCCTCCACAAGCTGCGCAGCCTCAAGGCGGTGCTGGAGCGCCAGGCGTCCTACCGCTTCTACTCGTCCTCGCTGCTCATCATCTACGAGGGAAAG AAACCCGAGTCTCCTGCTGGTTTGAACTCTGGGCAGCTTGTCAGCAGGCAGAGGACTCCCGGGCCCCCCGAGGAGTCCCACTGCGGTAATCCCGGACCCCTCGCGCTCCCACCGCCTGCACCTACGGCAGGCGACACCCCCCGCGCCGACGACCCTCCGTCCCATCCGGACTCCTCTTCCTGCCCTGCGCCCGCCTTGTCCCCCCGGCCTCCGCCCCCCTCGGCCCCCTCGCCCCAGCAGAAGCGGCAGCCCCCCCTGGTGGACGTTCGCATGATCGACTTCGCCCACTCCACCTTCAAGGGTTTCCGTGGCGACACGGCGATCCACGAAGGGCCCGACCGAGGCTACGTGCTGGGCCTGGAGAGCCTGATCAGGATCCTAGAAGGTCTGCGGGCCGAAAGCCTGCAGTGA
- the LOC133483135 gene encoding LOW QUALITY PROTEIN: dynein axonemal heavy chain 12-like (The sequence of the model RefSeq protein was modified relative to this genomic sequence to represent the inferred CDS: substituted 1 base at 1 genomic stop codon), whose amino-acid sequence MATVSLSMEFQAFVTKDEEVEDEDDAAVQYMIQQSLLDANKHNSEGADSVSIFTAIRQGREKLVEDLSVNHKEVFFQTDSRGWTALHEASAQSNQTTLELTYAASGDEALERRTARGETPLFLAVERGLLDNADFLLRCGALPDAQNQDQDSPLLVGGFLYSSXVFKKRIIKSGKLNFCDGSGAWRLRLLLRRGAAVDRAGRHDRRPLHEASRLGRAELARLLLEAGAAPDARSRFGLTPLALAAQAGHPEVAEVLLREGADALSQAQDEASVLYESCASGDASLVALLLEHGADANVAKQSGHLPVHRAAHRGHLRALTLLIPVTSTEDIYNSGMSPLHCAAAGGHTHCIQALLEAGFDPNYMLHPCVRRGYDDERKSALFFAVSNNDLPSVRLLLEAGAMTNQDPVKCLQVALRFGNYELIRTLLRYGANVNFYSRINTTHFPSALQYALNDEVVVRMLCSYGYHVERCFDCPYGNGSHVPEDYEGWTNTVIKDTMFCEVITVSWLKHLSGHVVRVLLDYVDHVTLCSKLKAAVMEQQQWGDICRLQENARCLQHLCRLRIRSCLGRLRLRSPTFMSFLPLAPPLKDYVLYREYDLHGQLKNAHT is encoded by the exons ATGGCGACTGTGTCTCTTAGCATGGAATTCCAAGCATTCGTGACGAAGGATGAGGAGGTGGAGGATGAAGACGACGCAGCCGTGCAGTATATGATCCAACAAAGCCTGCTGGACGCCAACAAACACAA CTCTGAGGGCGCAGACAGTGTCTCCATTTTCACCGCAATAAGGCAAG GCCGTGAGAAGCTGGTGGAGGATCTGAGCGTCAACCACAAAGAGGTTTTCTTCCAAACGGACAGCCGAGGATGGACGGCTCTCCACGAGGCTTCGGCCCAGAGCAACCAAACCACGCTGGAGCTCACTTACGCAG CTTCGGGCGACGAGGCGCTGGAGCGTCGGACGGCGCGAGGCGAGACGCCGCTCTTCCTGGCCGTGGAGCGAGGCCTCCTGGACAACGCCGACTTCCTGCTTAGATGCGGCGCCCTGCCCGACGCGCAGAACCAGGACCAGGACTCGCCGCTGCTCGTCGGTGGGTTTTTGTACTCCTCttgagtgtttaaaaaaagaatcatcaAAAGTGGAAAACTCAATTTCTGCGACGGCAGCGGTGCGTGGCGGTTGCGGCTGCTGCTTCGGAGGGGGGCGGCCGTAGACCGGGCGGGCCGCCACGACCGGCGGCCGCTCCACGAGGCCTCGCGGCTGGGCCGCGCCGAGCTGGCGCGCCTGCTGCTGGAGGCCGGGGCGGCGCCCGACGCCCGCAGCCGCTTCGGACTCACGCCGCTGGCTCTGGCCGCGCAGGCGGGGCACCCGGAGGTGGCCGAGGTCCTCCTCCGGGAAG GAGCGGACGCGCTGTCGCAGGCTCAGGACGAGGCGTCCGTGCTGTACGAGTCGTGCGCCAGCGGCGACGCGTCGCTGGTGGCGCTGCTCCTGGAACACGGCGCCGACGCCAACGTGGCCAAGCAGAGCGGGCACCTGCCCGTACACCGCGCCGCACACAGGGGGCACCTGCG AGCTCTGACGCTGCTGATTCCAGTCACTTCCACGGAAGACATTTACAACAGCGGAATGAGTCCGTTACATTGCGCGGCTGCTGGGGGACACACACACTGCATCCAG GCGTTGCTGGAGGCGGGTTTCGACCCCAACTACATGCTGCACCCGTGCGTGCGTCGCGGCTATGACGACGAGAGGAAGTCGGCGCTCTTCTTCGCCGTGTCCAACAACGACCTGCCGTCAGTGCGCCTCCTGCTGGAGGCCGGCGCCATGACCAACCAGGACCCCGTCAAGTGTCTGCAG GTGGCTCTGCGTTTCGGCAACTACGAGTTGATCCGAACGTTGCTGCGATACGGCGCCAACGTCAACTTTTACTCCAGAATCAACACCACGCATTTCCCGTCGGCCCTGCAGTACGCGCTCAATGACGAG GTGGTTGTGAGGATGCTGTGTAGCTATGGTTACCACGTGGAGCGTTGTTTCGACTGTCCCTATGGCAACGGATCGCACGTTCCCGAGGATTATGAAGGCTGGACCAACACTGTCATCAAAGACACCATG TTCTGCGAGGTGATCACGGTGTCGTGGCTCAAGCACCTGTCTGGCCACGTGGTCCGGGTTCTGCTGGACTACGTGGATCACGTGACCCTGTGCAGCAAACTCAAGGCGGCAGTCATGGAGCAGCAGCAGTGGGGCGACATCTGCAGGCTGCAAG AAAACGCCCGCTGCCTGCAGCATCTGTGCCGCCTGCGCATCCGCAGCTGCCTGGGCCGCCTGCGCCTGCGCTCGCCCACCTTCATGAGCTTCCTGCCGCTGGCGCCACCGCTCAAGGACTACGTCCTGTACCGCGAGTACGACCTGCACGGACAACTGAAGAATGCGCACACGTGA
- the rps23 gene encoding 40S ribosomal protein S23: MGKCRGLRTARKLRNHRREQKWHDKQYKKAHLGTALKANPFGGASHAKGIVLEKVGVEAKQPNSAIRKCVRVQLIKNGKKITAFVPNDGCLNFIEENDEVLVAGFGRKGHAVGDIPGVRFKVVKVANVSLLALYKGKKERPRS; this comes from the exons ATGG GAAAGTGTCGTGGTCTGCGCACAGCCAGGAAGCTCCGCAATCACCGCCGTGAGCAGAAATGGCACGACAAGCAGTACAAGAAGGCCCACCTGGGCACCGCCCTCAAGGCCAACCCCTTCGGGGGGGCTTCTCACGCCAAAGGCATCGTGCTCGAGAAAGT CGGTGTGGAGGCTAAGCAGCCCAACTCGGCCATCAGGAAGTGCGTGAGGGTCCAGCTCATCAAGAACGGCAAGAAGATCACCGCCTTCGTCCCCAACGACGGCTGCCTCAACTTCATCGAG GAGAACGACGAGGTCCTGGTGGCAGGTTTCGGTCGTAAGGGACACGCCGTGGGAGACATCCCCGGAGTTCGCTTCAAGGTGGTCAAAGTGGCCAACGTATCTCTACTGGCGCTCTACAAAGGCAAGAAGGAGAGACCCAGGTCATAA